In a genomic window of Gossypium arboreum isolate Shixiya-1 chromosome 9, ASM2569848v2, whole genome shotgun sequence:
- the LOC108454685 gene encoding telomere repeat-binding protein 2-like isoform X1 — protein sequence MVSQTRLEYGFIGYQVPVFPRASRSARVRVPIRKKSGNNEKHAFEILVSVAGDFLQEGETFVPPNCKKDQQNACKNRVLKEQEDEIQSSKCNLSDKETYNEKTLSGYHQIRTVNKFSHAPDQFNLKPYSSLKGFDKLANVSGRNANHSSELGISSLISGEFSVGQFEDAGAELSIIQTVKSETLQPTGSLDALEMDCKPPHYFCSGSKTSLFKDWTTLGPSRRSDTIETVSRDDNGNYMADQRIKNLSSSRRWRVSPNLNGGASFRNDGKRRKIFHDGRTSYSRQRSKRISPLKTRDFFNQCRFYGSDRGFQLDDRFNSAADKRVDDDNYCAAIRVASSVASPHPHPGSRDCNVKLRIKSFKVPELLVEIPTTATVGSLKRSVMEAVTTVLGDGLHVGILLQGKKVRDDSKTLIQTGISRDGKHRNLGFMLEPRHAQIKLPRCLGEQGITSHATSFTLDPRTSSISLDPPVVGCINGAQRDHHLVPSLPNISASTTLPNSQSGVSVPAISGEALAVVPIHHRAGRREFVQRRIRRPFSVSEVEALVQAVEKLGTGRWRDVKLRAFDNAKHRTYVDLKDKWKTLVHTARISPQQRRGEPVPQELLDRVLAVHAYRSQQQAKQQQLKSGV from the exons ATGGTGTCACAGACAAGATTGGAATATGGTTTCATCGGCTACCAGGTGCCTGTGTTCCCTCGAGCTTCTAGATCAGCAAGG GTTAGGGTGCCAATTAGGAAGAAAAGTGGGAACAATGAGAAACATGCTTTCGAAATTTTGGTTAGTGTAGCCGGTGATTTTTTGCAGGAAGGTGAAACTTTTGTGCCTCCTAACTGTAAAAAGGATCAGCAAAATGCTTGTAAGAATCGTGTTTTAAAGGAACAAGAGGATGAGATTCAATCATCGAAGTGCAACCTTTCCGATAAGGAAACGTACAATGAAAAAACTTTATCTGGTTATCACCAAATCCGTACAGTGAATAAGTTCTCACATGCTCCAGACCAGTTTAATTTGAAACCCTATTCAAGTTTAAAGGGCTTCGATAAGTTGGCCAATGTCAGTGGTAGAAACGCAAACCATTCTTCTGAATTAGGCATTTCTTCTCTTATATCTGGGGAATTTTCTGTAGGGCAATTTGAGGATGCAGGAGCTGAACTTTCAATCATTCAAACTGTAAAAAGTGAAACTCTTCAGCCTACAGGCAGTTTGGATGCGTTGGAAATGGACTGTAAACCTCCTCATTATTTCTGTTCAGGAAGCAAGACATCATTGTTCAAGGATTGGACAACTCTGGGTCCTTCTAGGCGTTCTGATACTATAGAGACAGTTAGTAGAGATGATAACGGAAATTACATGGCAGATCAAAGAATTAAGAACCTGTCTTCATCCAGACGTTGGAGAGTATCTCCGAATTTGAATGGTGGGGCTTCCTTTAGAAATG ATGGGAAAAGAAGAAAGATTTTCCACGATGGGAGAACTAGTTATAGTCGTCAAAGATCGAAGAGGATCTCTCCTTTGAAGACAAGGGATTTCTTTAATCAATGCCGCTTCTATGGGTCGGATCGAGGCTTTCAGCTTGATGACAGATTCAATTCTGCTGCTGACAAGAGAGTCGATGATGATAATTATTGTGCAG CCATTAGAGTGGCATCCTCAGTTGCAAGTCCACATCCACATCCTGGGTCCAGAGACTGTAATG TGAAGCTTCGGATTAAATCCTTCAAGGTTCCAGAACTTCTTGTTGAGATTCCTACAACCGCCACTGTTGGTTCACTGAAA AGGTCAGTCATGGAAGCAGTGACTACTGTACTTGGAGATGGCTTACATGTCGGCATCCTTCTTCAAGGAAAGAAGGTTAGAGATGACAGTAAAACTCTAATTCAGACTGGTATTTCTCGAGATGGCAAGCATCGTAATTTGGGATTTATGTTGGAGCCCAGGCACGCACAAATTAAACTACCTCGATGCTTGGGAGAGCAGGGGATAACAAG TCATGCGACATCTTTTACTCTAGATCCGAGGACTTCTAGCATCTCCCTTGATCCTCCTGTGGTTGGTTGCATCAATGGTGCTCAAAGGGACCATCACCTAGTTCCCTCTCTTCCCAATATATCAGCTAGTACTACTCTTCCGAATTCCCAATCTGGAGTATCAGTCCCAGCCATTAGTGGGGAGGCATTGGCTGTGGTTCCGATTCATCACAGAGCTGGGCGTCGCGAGTTTGTCCAGCGGCGTATCAGAAGACCCTTCTCTGTTTCAGAAGTAGAAGCATTGGTTCAGGCAGTTGAGAAACTAGGAACCGGAAG gTGGCGTGATGTCAAATTACGTGCTTTTGACAACGCAAAGCATCGTACATATGTGGATTTGAAG GATAAGTGGAAGACATTGGTCCATACAGCAAGAATCTCTCCTCAGCAAAGGAGAGGAGAACCCGTGCCACAAGAGCTTTTGGACAGGGTCCTTGCGGTCCATGCCTACCGGTCCCAACAGCAGGCTAAGCAACAGCAACTAAAATCAGGTGTCTGA
- the LOC108454685 gene encoding telomere repeat-binding protein 5-like isoform X2 → MVSQTRLEYGFIGYQVPVFPRASRSARVRVPIRKKSGNNEKHAFEILVSVAGDFLQEGETFVPPNCKKDQQNACKNRVLKEQEDEIQSSKCNLSDKETYNEKTLSGYHQIRTVNKFSHAPDQFNLKPYSSLKGFDKLANVSGRNANHSSELGISSLISGEFSVGQFEDAGAELSIIQTVKSETLQPTGSLDALEMDCKPPHYFCSGSKTSLFKDWTTLGPSRRSDTIETVSRDDNGNYMADQRIKNLSSSRRWRVSPNLNGGASFRNDGKRRKIFHDGRTSYSRQRSKRISPLKTRDFFNQCRFYGSDRGFQLDDRFNSAADKRVDDDNYCAAIRVASSVASPHPHPGSRDCNVKLRIKSFKVPELLVEIPTTATVGSLKRSVMEAVTTVLGDGLHVGILLQGKKVRDDSKTLIQTGISRDGKHRNLGFMLEPRHAQIKLPRCLGEQGITSHATSFTLDPRTSSISLDPPVVGCINGAQRDHHLVPSLPNISASTTLPNSQSGVSVPAISGEALAVVPIHHRAGRREFVQRRIRRPFSVSEVEALVQAVEKLGTGRWRDVKLRAFDNAKHRTYVDLKVNGPFLFLLQIGG, encoded by the exons ATGGTGTCACAGACAAGATTGGAATATGGTTTCATCGGCTACCAGGTGCCTGTGTTCCCTCGAGCTTCTAGATCAGCAAGG GTTAGGGTGCCAATTAGGAAGAAAAGTGGGAACAATGAGAAACATGCTTTCGAAATTTTGGTTAGTGTAGCCGGTGATTTTTTGCAGGAAGGTGAAACTTTTGTGCCTCCTAACTGTAAAAAGGATCAGCAAAATGCTTGTAAGAATCGTGTTTTAAAGGAACAAGAGGATGAGATTCAATCATCGAAGTGCAACCTTTCCGATAAGGAAACGTACAATGAAAAAACTTTATCTGGTTATCACCAAATCCGTACAGTGAATAAGTTCTCACATGCTCCAGACCAGTTTAATTTGAAACCCTATTCAAGTTTAAAGGGCTTCGATAAGTTGGCCAATGTCAGTGGTAGAAACGCAAACCATTCTTCTGAATTAGGCATTTCTTCTCTTATATCTGGGGAATTTTCTGTAGGGCAATTTGAGGATGCAGGAGCTGAACTTTCAATCATTCAAACTGTAAAAAGTGAAACTCTTCAGCCTACAGGCAGTTTGGATGCGTTGGAAATGGACTGTAAACCTCCTCATTATTTCTGTTCAGGAAGCAAGACATCATTGTTCAAGGATTGGACAACTCTGGGTCCTTCTAGGCGTTCTGATACTATAGAGACAGTTAGTAGAGATGATAACGGAAATTACATGGCAGATCAAAGAATTAAGAACCTGTCTTCATCCAGACGTTGGAGAGTATCTCCGAATTTGAATGGTGGGGCTTCCTTTAGAAATG ATGGGAAAAGAAGAAAGATTTTCCACGATGGGAGAACTAGTTATAGTCGTCAAAGATCGAAGAGGATCTCTCCTTTGAAGACAAGGGATTTCTTTAATCAATGCCGCTTCTATGGGTCGGATCGAGGCTTTCAGCTTGATGACAGATTCAATTCTGCTGCTGACAAGAGAGTCGATGATGATAATTATTGTGCAG CCATTAGAGTGGCATCCTCAGTTGCAAGTCCACATCCACATCCTGGGTCCAGAGACTGTAATG TGAAGCTTCGGATTAAATCCTTCAAGGTTCCAGAACTTCTTGTTGAGATTCCTACAACCGCCACTGTTGGTTCACTGAAA AGGTCAGTCATGGAAGCAGTGACTACTGTACTTGGAGATGGCTTACATGTCGGCATCCTTCTTCAAGGAAAGAAGGTTAGAGATGACAGTAAAACTCTAATTCAGACTGGTATTTCTCGAGATGGCAAGCATCGTAATTTGGGATTTATGTTGGAGCCCAGGCACGCACAAATTAAACTACCTCGATGCTTGGGAGAGCAGGGGATAACAAG TCATGCGACATCTTTTACTCTAGATCCGAGGACTTCTAGCATCTCCCTTGATCCTCCTGTGGTTGGTTGCATCAATGGTGCTCAAAGGGACCATCACCTAGTTCCCTCTCTTCCCAATATATCAGCTAGTACTACTCTTCCGAATTCCCAATCTGGAGTATCAGTCCCAGCCATTAGTGGGGAGGCATTGGCTGTGGTTCCGATTCATCACAGAGCTGGGCGTCGCGAGTTTGTCCAGCGGCGTATCAGAAGACCCTTCTCTGTTTCAGAAGTAGAAGCATTGGTTCAGGCAGTTGAGAAACTAGGAACCGGAAG gTGGCGTGATGTCAAATTACGTGCTTTTGACAACGCAAAGCATCGTACATATGTGGATTTGAAGGTGAATGGTCCATTTTTGTTTCTGCTTCAGATTGGAG GATAA